The genomic stretch AGCTGGCCTACGGCTCCAGCGCGTCCGGCGCGGTGGCCCTGCGCTGGTCGGGCGAGCGGGTGTCGGCGGTCAGTACGGTGCGCCTGGAGGGCGGGCGGCTGTACAACTCGCGCCGCCTGCTGGCGTACCGCACGTGGCCCGAGGTGCGGGCGGTCGTGGACGGCCTCGCGCCGCACGGCCTGCACGTGGAGCGCTGGCTTCCCAAGGCGTCGTGGCACGGTGGCCCGGTGGATCTGCGTGTGGTGGTCATCGGGGGCCGCGCCGAGCACGCGCTGGTGCGGCTGGGGCGTGGCCCGGTCACGAATCTGCACCTGGGCAACGAACGCGGTGACATCGGGGCGCTGAAGGCCGAGCTGGGCACCGAGCGCTGGGCCGACGTGACCCGCACTGCCCAGGCCGCCCTCGCCGCCTTCCCCGGTGCCCTGTACGGCGGGGTGGACGTGCTGCTCACGCCCGGCTGGCGGCGGTGCGCGGTGCTGGAGGTCAACGCCTTCGGGGATTACCACCGGGGCGTACTGGCGCGTGGGCACGACACCTACGCGGCCGAACTGCGGGCACTGCTGGGGGCCGGCCATGCTGCGTCCACGTGACCTGATTCCCGGCGCGGACGTGGTGCTGGTCACGCTGGACAGCCTGCGGTACGACGTGGCCGTGCGGGCGCTGGAACTGGGCGAGACGCCGAACCTCGCTGCGCTGCTGCCGCCCGGTGGGTGGGAGGCGCGGCACACGCCGGGCAGTTTCACCTACGCCGCACATCACGCCTTCCTGGCGGGCTTTCTGCCCACGCCTGCCCGTCCAGGCCGCCATCCCCGCCTGTTCGCCGCCGAATTCGAGAGCAGCACCAGCACCGGCAGCGGCACCTTCGTCTTCCCCGAGGCCACGCTGCCGCAGGCGCTGGCCGCCCGTGGATACCACACTGTCTGCGTGGGCGGCGTGGGGTTCTTCAATGGCCGCACGGCGCTGGGGTCGGCGTTGCCGAACCTGTTTGCAGAGCCGCACTGGTCGCCCGCGCTGGGCGTGAAGAACCCGGACTCTGCCCGCGTGCAGATGCAGGTCGCTGCCGACGCCGTGACCCGTGCGGGAAGCCGGCCCGTGTTCCTGCTGCTGAACGTGGCTGCCACTCACACGCCCACGCATTTCTATCTGCCCGACGTACG from Deinococcus sp. AB2017081 encodes the following:
- a CDS encoding STM4014 family protein; this translates as MTTTGGSWPWVSEPGSIHPDPDILLIAPPDGRRVRAFQATVAGLGWPPARVVSYLELMSGRVTLPELVRPGTVVRLDSPGEDIATERALIERGGGTPTDLAAGEIAPMREWYAGFSAVLRELEGQLRHAPPHRRMQDTGHVLTMFDKPATHARLHAAGVPVPDALPEVRSLDDVLHGARQRGWSQVFVKLAYGSSASGAVALRWSGERVSAVSTVRLEGGRLYNSRRLLAYRTWPEVRAVVDGLAPHGLHVERWLPKASWHGGPVDLRVVVIGGRAEHALVRLGRGPVTNLHLGNERGDIGALKAELGTERWADVTRTAQAALAAFPGALYGGVDVLLTPGWRRCAVLEVNAFGDYHRGVLARGHDTYAAELRALLGAGHAAST
- a CDS encoding STM4013/SEN3800 family hydrolase, with protein sequence MLRPRDLIPGADVVLVTLDSLRYDVAVRALELGETPNLAALLPPGGWEARHTPGSFTYAAHHAFLAGFLPTPARPGRHPRLFAAEFESSTSTGSGTFVFPEATLPQALAARGYHTVCVGGVGFFNGRTALGSALPNLFAEPHWSPALGVKNPDSARVQMQVAADAVTRAGSRPVFLLLNVAATHTPTHFYLPDVRRDSPDSQRAALRTVDAALPTLLDALRARGTTLLIVCADHGTCFGDDGYWGHRIAHPAVWTVPYAELLLQATP